A single Amphiprion ocellaris isolate individual 3 ecotype Okinawa chromosome 1, ASM2253959v1, whole genome shotgun sequence DNA region contains:
- the LOC129348975 gene encoding zinc finger BED domain-containing protein 4-like, with protein MQQQLGTPFHKLINELPTRWNSTYHMLERMTEQKEAVCVSLASLKTYITPLTPEELEIIEEMLVLAPFNQATIELSEKKRVSGSKVIPLMRMIHIELRQASTVTKTAENLRKRLTESICNLKSLSVMTLATLLDPRFKTVGFFSPLKATEAVKRLKSERAAELRSHEPDPAGEEPSSSHGSEPSSGHNLWKPLDMEVEENNTTSNTTADSIVEVQRYLAETNTPRTQDPLQYWKNNQKTYPHLYQFELKFLCTPFSSVPCERIFSKTGELMSKKRNRLGAKTLQKLLFLNKSV; from the exons ATGCAGCAACAGCTGGGAACACCATTccataaattaataaatgagtTGCCGACACGATGGAACAGCACCTACCACATGCTGGAAAGAATGACTGAGCAGAAGGAGGCAGTCTGTGTGTCATTGGCCTCATTAAAAACTTATATCACTCCACTGACTCCTGAAGAGCTTGAAATCATTGAAGAAATGCTGGTGCTCGCTCCTTTTAACCAAGCCACAATAGAACTCTCTGAGAAAAAAAGAGTCTCAGGGTCAAAGGTTATTCCATTGATGAGAATGATCCACATTGAACTTCGTCAAGCCTCAACAGtaacaaaaacagctgaaaatctGAGAAAGCGGCTAACTGAGTCTATCTGCAACCTGAAATCGCTCAGTGTGATGACACTGGCAACACTGTTGGACCCCAGGTTTAAAACAGTTGGCTTCTTTAGTCCACTAAAAGCAACTGAAGCTGTCAAGAGACTGAAGTCGGAGCGTGCTGCTGAACTGAGGAGCCATGAGCCTGACCCAGCAGGAGAAGAGCCTAGCTCTTCACATGGATCAGAACCCAGTTCAG GGCACAATCTCTGGAAACCTCTGGATATGGAGGTTGAGGAGAACAACACGACCTCGAATACTACGGCTGATTCCATAGTTGAAGTCCAACGCTACCTGGCTGAAACCAACACACCCAGAACACAAGATCCGTtacaatattggaaaaataaccagaaaacaTATCCACACCTGTATCAATTCGAACTTAAATTTTTATGCACACCATTCTCATCTGTACCCTGTGAGAGAATTTTTTCTAAGACAGGGGAACTGATGTCCAAGAAGAGAAATCGCCTTGGAGCAAAGACACTACAAAAACTTTTGTTCCTCAATAAAAGTGTATGA